The following coding sequences lie in one Planococcus lenghuensis genomic window:
- a CDS encoding helix-turn-helix domain-containing protein, giving the protein MTNFESLIQNLFKEEIEIFLVTKKEHKTLKKKRYLTMKETAAETGIDSYVLRRLTYERAMPHRKVGNRLIFDLNEIQDAIQSYKENHWSDSEGVWDVKAVLRELKDNEIKKEAPLMIDEVIRSIIQEELEKIGEELRHKSVKERDSYLGRTVLTLREAAEHFRVSYGTINLLIKEDGMPHLKINSRRLIVLEEAEEFLWRETAKSYSNDGNIYWQRILQKIDAAESKRVSAYEKALNRLENYPD; this is encoded by the coding sequence ATGACCAATTTTGAATCTCTTATTCAGAACTTGTTTAAAGAAGAAATTGAAATATTTCTCGTGACAAAAAAAGAACATAAGACATTGAAAAAGAAGCGGTATTTAACGATGAAAGAAACAGCAGCAGAAACAGGGATTGATTCCTATGTACTTAGAAGGCTCACCTACGAAAGAGCAATGCCTCATCGGAAAGTTGGCAATCGATTGATATTTGATTTAAATGAGATACAGGATGCGATTCAGTCTTATAAGGAAAATCACTGGTCGGATAGTGAAGGGGTATGGGATGTCAAAGCGGTATTGCGAGAGTTAAAGGATAATGAAATTAAAAAGGAGGCACCACTCATGATTGATGAAGTTATCCGATCCATTATCCAAGAGGAGTTAGAAAAAATCGGAGAAGAACTTCGCCATAAGTCGGTAAAGGAAAGAGATTCCTACTTGGGGCGCACTGTATTAACACTTCGGGAAGCTGCAGAACATTTTCGCGTCAGTTATGGAACGATTAACCTCTTGATTAAAGAAGACGGTATGCCGCATTTAAAAATTAACAGTCGAAGACTTATTGTACTGGAAGAAGCGGAAGAATTCCTATGGCGAGAAACTGCAAAATCGTATAGCAATGATGGGAATATATATTGGCAGCGAATTCTTCAAAAAATAGATGCAGCAGAATCGAAACGAGTTTCTGCATATGAAAAAGCATTAAATAGATTAGAGAACTACCCTGATTAA
- a CDS encoding ion channel: MEWIYLVAGIGLLLFVTIDVFWTTLWVDGGAGPISSRLSRFLWKMTRGIGRGHPWLLSLAGPAVLAITLVTWIGLLWLGWLLVFSGDIHSVVDTRDDKPINWSERIYFTGYVVFTLGVGDYVPREGFWQVITAAASGNGFLFLTLGATYTLSILNSVIQQRSFASSITAIGKSGSEFVRNSWNGTDFSDINLLLSSTSSQLSTLAAQHKAYPVLYYYHCPQDEQAASVAVTVLDEALTILRFGVPEPYQPNRVLIQEARSSIEGYLDALSPRLIKTAGQVPSIANLDDIRILGLPTMTDKEFKTEVEQLQGRRRKLLNALESDARQWPSGQTGGT, translated from the coding sequence ATGGAATGGATTTATTTAGTGGCTGGCATTGGCCTATTGCTGTTCGTGACGATAGATGTTTTCTGGACAACGCTTTGGGTGGACGGAGGAGCCGGGCCCATCTCCAGCCGATTATCGAGATTCTTATGGAAGATGACGAGGGGAATCGGCAGGGGTCATCCTTGGCTGCTCAGTCTGGCAGGACCGGCTGTTTTGGCCATTACACTCGTAACGTGGATAGGGTTATTGTGGCTCGGCTGGCTGCTGGTTTTTTCCGGGGATATCCATTCGGTGGTTGATACACGCGATGACAAGCCGATCAACTGGAGTGAGCGGATTTATTTTACGGGGTATGTCGTGTTCACGCTTGGCGTTGGCGATTATGTTCCAAGAGAGGGTTTCTGGCAAGTGATCACCGCAGCTGCATCAGGAAACGGCTTTTTGTTTCTGACGCTTGGTGCCACATACACACTATCCATTCTCAATTCGGTCATACAGCAACGTTCGTTTGCTTCCAGTATTACCGCAATTGGCAAATCGGGAAGTGAATTTGTGAGAAACTCTTGGAATGGCACTGATTTTTCCGATATTAATTTGCTGTTAAGTTCCACTTCTTCACAACTCAGCACCCTGGCCGCACAGCACAAAGCCTATCCGGTTCTGTACTACTATCACTGTCCACAGGACGAACAAGCTGCATCAGTTGCAGTCACTGTCCTCGATGAAGCACTGACAATTCTTCGATTCGGCGTTCCTGAGCCGTATCAGCCGAATAGGGTATTGATTCAAGAAGCAAGATCAAGTATTGAGGGCTACTTGGATGCACTTTCACCCCGGCTCATTAAAACAGCTGGACAAGTTCCGTCCATAGCTAATTTAGACGATATTCGGATTTTAGGTTTGCCGACGATGACCGATAAAGAATTTAAAACAGAAGTTGAACAACTTCAGGGGCGCAGAAGAAAACTCCTCAATGCCCTTGAATCCGATGCGCGGCAATGGCCTTCTGGACAAACAGGCGGTACGTGA
- a CDS encoding SMODS domain-containing nucleotidyltransferase, producing the protein MSVQSHLSSLSSALNLQQEEKDKVSKSVDTLSSRLNTYFSRDLDGHFKFGSYTRRTVLPRKADENSDVDYMVVFKNPYEYKPQTLLNHLKAFVNKYYYSSEIYQSHPTIVLELNHIKFELVPAKKDFLGNLYIPSPSSSYTEWMITQPNTFNSKLSDANATYHNQIKPLVRLLKYWNRLNGSHRTPYLLEKWVVDNYYWNCINIKEFVYSTFEKLDYDYTDSQNYKDKVNRAKRIIAKTKELERDNLPISAENEIKKLFPNF; encoded by the coding sequence ATGAGCGTGCAATCCCATTTAAGTAGTTTATCTAGCGCATTGAATTTACAGCAAGAAGAAAAGGATAAAGTAAGTAAATCGGTAGATACTTTATCGAGCAGATTAAATACCTATTTTAGTCGAGATTTAGATGGTCACTTTAAATTCGGCTCTTATACTCGAAGAACAGTATTGCCGAGAAAAGCAGACGAAAACTCAGATGTTGATTACATGGTTGTCTTTAAAAATCCCTACGAATACAAACCTCAAACGCTACTCAATCATTTAAAAGCATTTGTGAATAAATACTATTATAGCTCTGAAATCTATCAATCTCACCCAACGATAGTGCTTGAGTTAAATCATATTAAGTTTGAGTTAGTTCCAGCCAAAAAGGATTTTTTGGGGAATCTATATATTCCTTCTCCGTCCTCCTCTTATACTGAATGGATGATTACCCAACCAAATACGTTTAATAGTAAGTTATCAGATGCCAATGCAACTTATCATAATCAAATTAAGCCGCTAGTCCGGCTATTAAAGTATTGGAATAGATTGAACGGAAGCCATCGCACTCCGTATTTACTAGAAAAGTGGGTTGTAGATAACTATTATTGGAACTGTATTAATATTAAAGAATTTGTCTACAGTACCTTTGAAAAACTCGATTACGATTACACAGATTCCCAGAATTACAAAGACAAAGTAAATCGGGCTAAAAGAATAATTGCAAAAACGAAAGAATTGGAAAGAGACAACTTGCCAATCTCAGCAGAGAATGAAATAAAAAAACTTTTTCCAAACTTTTAA
- a CDS encoding TVP38/TMEM64 family protein: MDPFHEPMKAFIENAGWFAPVLFILLHSSDRCCFCPSLWYYASRGVVFGFVKGALLFYIGLSIVALVTYGMVDKFPKFKGKIDHLREKLMHDKTISLGQVLILRIMPFISFNLLSVYLMEVTSSYKEYALYSLLGLAVLYTAFGNAISTLS, translated from the coding sequence ATGGATCCGTTTCATGAACCAATGAAAGCGTTTATTGAAAATGCCGGCTGGTTCGCTCCCGTTCTTTTTATTCTGCTGCATTCATCCGACCGCTGCTGTTTTTGCCCGTCGTTGTGGTATTATGCATCACGGGGCGTGGTGTTCGGCTTTGTCAAAGGAGCGCTGCTGTTTTATATCGGGCTGTCAATCGTCGCCCTCGTTACGTATGGGATGGTTGACAAGTTTCCGAAATTCAAAGGGAAGATCGATCACCTCAGGGAGAAACTTATGCACGATAAAACGATTTCCCTCGGTCAGGTCCTGATATTGCGTATTATGCCGTTCATCAGTTTCAATCTGCTGAGCGTGTATTTAATGGAAGTGACGAGTTCATATAAGGAGTATGCGCTGTATTCACTTCTTGGGCTGGCCGTTTTATACACGGCGTTCGGCAATGCGATTTCCACTCTGTCGTGA
- a CDS encoding recombinase family protein: MEHRKFGYIRVSSKDQNEGRQLEAMRKMGINERDIYLDKQSGKNFERANYQLLKRVIRKGDILYIHSLDRFGRNKEEILQEWNDLTKNIEADIVVLDMPLLDTTQYKDSMGTFIADLVLQILSWMAEEERERIRKRQREGIDIALKNGVTFGRPKATTTEEFIEVYRRWKAGELSAVKSMEELGIKKTTFYKLVRKFENQHSQN; encoded by the coding sequence ATGGAACATCGCAAATTTGGCTACATACGCGTCAGCAGCAAAGATCAAAATGAAGGCCGTCAATTGGAAGCCATGCGAAAAATGGGCATCAATGAGCGGGATATTTATTTGGACAAGCAAAGCGGGAAAAACTTTGAGCGTGCAAACTATCAATTACTGAAACGGGTTATTCGGAAAGGCGATATTTTGTATATCCACTCGCTGGATCGGTTCGGCCGAAACAAAGAAGAGATCCTCCAGGAATGGAATGACCTCACGAAAAATATCGAAGCAGATATTGTGGTGCTGGATATGCCACTGTTGGATACCACACAATATAAAGACAGCATGGGAACCTTTATCGCAGATTTGGTTTTGCAGATTCTTTCTTGGATGGCTGAAGAGGAACGAGAGCGCATCCGGAAACGGCAGCGCGAGGGCATTGATATTGCTCTAAAAAACGGTGTCACTTTCGGTCGTCCAAAAGCTACGACTACGGAAGAATTTATAGAAGTATATAGGCGTTGGAAAGCAGGAGAACTATCTGCAGTAAAGTCCATGGAAGAGTTAGGCATTAAAAAGACAACCTTTTATAAGCTGGTAAGAAAATTTGAAAACCAACATTCACAGAATTAA
- a CDS encoding gamma-glutamyltransferase encodes MKLDEIFRNQKADERAAWRETAIGSYGMAASAVKEATEVGERVLADGGNAVDAIIAIQFALAAVERMDTGIGASGFITIYDSERNETKVINGHSQAPAAVNPELFLDEEGNVVPFLKRSTKAAAVGIPGIMKAMELAHERYGTMPLERLINPAIELADGEYEVKFLWDQAIKFNHFRLGEEAKKVFMPDGVPLVEGDTVTQQDLANTLRIIREEGFCVRL; translated from the coding sequence ATGAAGTTGGACGAAATTTTTCGAAATCAAAAGGCAGATGAACGGGCAGCTTGGCGGGAAACTGCAATAGGAAGTTACGGTATGGCCGCCAGTGCCGTAAAAGAAGCGACCGAAGTCGGAGAACGGGTGCTGGCAGACGGCGGGAATGCAGTTGATGCCATCATCGCCATCCAGTTTGCGCTAGCAGCAGTCGAGAGGATGGACACGGGCATCGGCGCCAGCGGATTCATCACCATCTATGACAGTGAACGGAATGAAACAAAAGTGATTAACGGGCACAGCCAAGCGCCAGCTGCCGTGAATCCGGAACTGTTTCTCGATGAAGAAGGAAATGTCGTGCCTTTTCTGAAACGGTCAACAAAAGCCGCGGCAGTGGGAATACCCGGCATTATGAAAGCGATGGAACTGGCGCATGAGCGTTACGGCACGATGCCGCTTGAACGGCTGATCAATCCGGCGATTGAGCTGGCTGACGGAGAGTACGAAGTGAAGTTTCTCTGGGATCAGGCGATAAAGTTCAACCACTTCCGGTTGGGAGAGGAAGCAAAGAAAGTATTTATGCCAGATGGCGTACCTCTCGTCGAAGGAGACACGGTGACACAGCAGGATCTCGCAAACACGCTGCGGATTATCCGGGAAGAAGGTTTTTGCGTCCGTCTATGA
- a CDS encoding FRG domain-containing protein, giving the protein MWKEIIVTDWKQFNQHIERFSDKHWVYRGQNSEQWLLESSLHRECKAFKSDIDNKKCVEIERKMEEEFKSSYKLYSNFQISEPKNDDVMEDWLEERLTTFSVMQHYGTPTRFLDWTHSPFIASFFALDGATKRFCIYALNLKQINQFNESISVNAFQRNRIFYDTRNPIKPFLYPYHAIEKNHRLRVQQGLFLVPSLINMTFDDILKDYGIENGLLNGEETAVKLIFDNDDLQYWWFKLIQMNITHETIYPGLEGFCKSLKLNIFK; this is encoded by the coding sequence TTGTGGAAAGAAATTATAGTGACGGATTGGAAACAATTCAATCAACATATTGAACGATTCAGTGATAAACATTGGGTTTACCGTGGGCAAAATTCAGAGCAATGGCTTCTGGAATCTTCCCTACATCGAGAATGTAAAGCATTTAAAAGTGATATTGACAATAAAAAATGTGTAGAAATCGAACGAAAAATGGAAGAAGAATTTAAATCCTCTTATAAGTTGTATTCCAACTTTCAAATTTCAGAGCCCAAAAATGATGATGTTATGGAAGATTGGCTTGAAGAGAGATTGACCACTTTTTCCGTCATGCAACACTACGGAACACCCACACGCTTCCTGGATTGGACCCATTCTCCATTTATCGCCAGCTTTTTTGCGTTAGATGGAGCAACGAAGAGGTTTTGCATCTATGCATTAAATTTAAAGCAAATCAACCAGTTCAATGAATCCATTTCCGTTAATGCTTTTCAAAGAAATAGAATTTTTTATGACACGCGCAATCCCATCAAACCTTTTCTATACCCGTATCACGCAATCGAAAAGAATCACCGGTTAAGGGTTCAACAAGGATTATTTTTAGTCCCTAGTTTAATTAACATGACATTTGACGACATTCTTAAAGATTATGGCATTGAGAATGGGCTTTTAAACGGCGAAGAAACAGCTGTAAAACTAATATTCGATAACGATGACTTACAATACTGGTGGTTCAAACTGATTCAGATGAACATAACCCATGAAACGATTTACCCTGGACTTGAAGGGTTTTGCAAATCATTAAAGCTAAATATTTTTAAATAA
- a CDS encoding DUF2254 domain-containing protein, with protein sequence MSRRQRKHEIHQSLWFKPLAYVMAAAVLAIVTLLIDMQVDLSVRASFFAFNHEATRTLVSTLIASILLLSAFTLNILLVFLTTLSSQFSPRMLQDFIATRETQHFVGLFNGSFIYVLLLFLFMNNFRQDEFVLVPLLTVLMTFSTAIIFLFFINHAIYWMQVHNITWNMRLISEEIIQKTLTEDMEKLKVVEAGDLKEEFRKHAKIVKAPEAGYIQLVDFQGMVSEAQKEDIILALHERIGDFMLAGNPLFSYWGPGAYKVDEDAYTKCFAFGNKETEIQDNYAAMSKLAEVAIKSISNGDPRSAVNAIYQLANLMQVFDERITFTPYLADSDKQVRVITREQHFEGALYRGFGMIRHYAKGDLPIIIEIVSALRMLAQSSNPIRHTHIWRFAENTIENVSQEIIYDIDRDLLLEKLDLLANATGNGTEYEKLKKTIEQKKA encoded by the coding sequence ATGTCCCGGCGGCAGCGGAAGCATGAAATACACCAGTCACTTTGGTTTAAACCACTGGCGTATGTCATGGCAGCTGCCGTCCTTGCAATTGTCACGCTCTTGATCGACATGCAAGTTGATCTCTCCGTACGCGCCAGCTTCTTTGCCTTCAATCATGAAGCGACCCGGACACTGGTAAGTACATTGATCGCTTCGATTTTGCTGCTGAGCGCTTTTACATTAAATATCCTGCTGGTATTTCTGACTACATTAAGCAGTCAGTTTTCACCGCGCATGCTGCAGGATTTTATTGCCACAAGAGAGACCCAGCATTTCGTCGGCCTATTCAACGGCAGTTTTATCTACGTGCTGCTCCTGTTTTTATTCATGAATAATTTTCGGCAGGATGAATTTGTCCTTGTTCCGCTGCTGACGGTATTGATGACGTTTAGTACGGCCATCATCTTCCTTTTTTTCATTAATCACGCCATCTATTGGATGCAAGTGCATAATATCACGTGGAATATGCGGCTTATCTCCGAAGAGATTATCCAAAAAACCCTGACAGAAGATATGGAAAAACTGAAAGTAGTGGAAGCAGGAGATCTTAAAGAAGAGTTCCGGAAACACGCAAAGATAGTGAAAGCACCTGAGGCTGGCTATATTCAGCTTGTTGATTTTCAAGGAATGGTCAGCGAGGCACAGAAAGAGGATATAATCCTTGCACTCCACGAACGGATAGGCGATTTCATGCTGGCCGGCAACCCACTGTTTTCCTACTGGGGACCAGGGGCATACAAAGTGGATGAAGACGCGTATACAAAATGCTTTGCATTCGGCAATAAAGAAACGGAAATCCAGGACAATTATGCGGCGATGAGCAAGCTGGCAGAAGTGGCCATCAAATCGATCAGCAACGGGGATCCCCGTTCGGCCGTCAATGCGATTTATCAGCTGGCCAACTTGATGCAGGTCTTTGACGAGCGCATTACATTTACACCCTATCTTGCTGATTCAGACAAGCAGGTCCGGGTGATTACCCGAGAGCAGCATTTTGAAGGCGCACTATATAGAGGTTTCGGAATGATCCGGCATTATGCGAAAGGCGATCTTCCGATTATCATTGAAATTGTGTCTGCCCTTCGAATGTTGGCTCAGTCATCAAACCCGATTCGCCATACCCACATTTGGCGTTTCGCTGAGAATACAATCGAAAATGTATCACAGGAAATCATTTATGATATTGACCGCGATTTGTTACTGGAAAAACTAGATCTGCTTGCAAATGCGACAGGCAATGGAACAGAGTACGAGAAGCTGAAAAAAACGATCGAGCAGAAAAAGGCGTAA
- a CDS encoding helix-turn-helix domain-containing protein, which produces MPEGNHERKKTWSASEIEFLKEFHAENSSLSEIAMALGRSVSSVQNKAQKLGLYNKGGNDNQRWTAEEVAYLDDQWGVLNYHAIAKKLERTPEAVRVKAYGLGYSSFLLSQDGITLTALGKALHVNYSTLRRWERLYGLPAQPVKTTETRRKPIISLSAFWEWAAKNRNGIDFSRIAPHALGVEPEWVREQRQQDVHDKRKKKRYSNWTETEEKWLLLLVKQGKYTYKELAGLLNRPENTIVKKLNDCKFTARPLKASPRRWKEEDVETLLNLRRKGFTLREIADQLGRSEMAVKGKYQKLKTRESSR; this is translated from the coding sequence ATGCCTGAAGGAAATCACGAGAGAAAGAAGACGTGGAGTGCTTCTGAAATTGAATTTTTGAAAGAATTTCATGCAGAAAATTCATCGCTGTCTGAAATCGCCATGGCGCTGGGGCGCTCCGTATCGTCCGTACAGAATAAAGCACAAAAGTTAGGGCTATACAATAAAGGGGGAAACGATAATCAAAGGTGGACCGCCGAAGAAGTGGCGTACCTGGACGATCAGTGGGGAGTGCTGAATTATCATGCCATCGCAAAAAAACTGGAGCGCACACCAGAAGCCGTGAGAGTGAAAGCGTATGGTTTGGGGTACTCAAGCTTTTTGTTGTCCCAGGATGGCATCACCCTGACTGCGTTGGGTAAAGCGCTTCATGTTAACTACAGTACATTAAGACGTTGGGAAAGATTATATGGATTACCGGCACAGCCAGTGAAAACAACAGAAACACGGCGCAAACCGATTATCAGTCTCTCCGCTTTCTGGGAGTGGGCGGCGAAAAACAGAAACGGAATTGACTTTTCGCGTATAGCACCCCATGCCTTGGGAGTTGAGCCCGAATGGGTTAGAGAACAAAGGCAGCAGGATGTCCATGACAAACGAAAGAAAAAGCGGTATTCGAACTGGACAGAGACAGAAGAAAAATGGTTGCTGCTGCTTGTGAAACAAGGTAAGTATACCTATAAGGAATTAGCGGGTTTACTGAATCGACCGGAGAATACGATCGTGAAGAAATTGAACGATTGTAAGTTTACAGCCCGGCCATTGAAGGCTTCCCCTAGACGATGGAAGGAAGAGGATGTTGAGACGCTGCTGAACCTCCGAAGAAAGGGATTCACGCTAAGGGAAATTGCAGACCAGCTAGGACGATCGGAAATGGCTGTCAAAGGAAAATACCAGAAACTAAAAACCCGTGAAAGCAGTAGATAA